One part of the Lemur catta isolate mLemCat1 chromosome 13, mLemCat1.pri, whole genome shotgun sequence genome encodes these proteins:
- the LOC123649396 gene encoding putative vomeronasal receptor-like protein 4 isoform X1: protein MPKPTDVTTSHLAFVHIVNLVTEVILVSLELFESLHFGNDFKCKALLSPSRVMRGLSICTTCLLSMPRPSPSAPAPPGCSNLIIYAVSSSDGTQTNLVILTQYCSLSPVSYIIRGLTVTLSVSRDVSFVGIMLLSNAYMRFSCAEAIPGHSQHQPLPKSLPREKGHPHRPATGDFLCGHVLGGPYHLILLHPVMGM from the exons at GCCTAAGCCCACTGATGTGACCACAAGTCACTTGGCCTTTGTCCACATAGTGAACCTCGTCACTGAAGTTATTTTGGTATCTCTGGAACTGTTTGAGTCCCTGCATTTTGGGAATGACTTCAAATGTAAGGCTTTGCTCTCCCCGAGCAGGGTGATGAGGGGCCTCTCCATCTGCACCACCTGCCTCCTGAGCATGCCCAGGCCTTCACCATCAGCCCCAGCACCTCCTGGCtg TAGCAACCTGATCATCTATGCTGTGTCGTCTTCCGATGGGACTCAGACCAATCTGGTGATTCTCACACAGTACTGCTCCCTCTCACCCGTGAGCTACATCATTAGGGGCTTGACTGTCACTCTGTCAGTATCCAGGGATGTGTCCTTTGTAGGAATTATGCTGCTCTCAAATGCATACATGAGATTCTCCTGTGCAGAGGCAATACCAGGACATTCACAGCACCAGCCTCTCCCCAAGAGCCTGCCCAGAGAAAAGGGCCACCCACACCGTCCTGCTACTGGTGACTTTCTCTGTGGTCATGTACTGGGTGGACCTTATCATCTCATCCTCCTCCACCCTGTTATGGGCATGTGA
- the LOC123649396 gene encoding putative vomeronasal receptor-like protein 4 isoform X2 — translation MPKPTDVTTSHLAFVHIVNLVTEVILVSLELFESLHFGNDFKCKALLSPSRVMRGLSICTTCLLSMPRPSPSAPAPPGCNLIIYAVSSSDGTQTNLVILTQYCSLSPVSYIIRGLTVTLSVSRDVSFVGIMLLSNAYMRFSCAEAIPGHSQHQPLPKSLPREKGHPHRPATGDFLCGHVLGGPYHLILLHPVMGM, via the exons at GCCTAAGCCCACTGATGTGACCACAAGTCACTTGGCCTTTGTCCACATAGTGAACCTCGTCACTGAAGTTATTTTGGTATCTCTGGAACTGTTTGAGTCCCTGCATTTTGGGAATGACTTCAAATGTAAGGCTTTGCTCTCCCCGAGCAGGGTGATGAGGGGCCTCTCCATCTGCACCACCTGCCTCCTGAGCATGCCCAGGCCTTCACCATCAGCCCCAGCACCTCCTGGCtg CAACCTGATCATCTATGCTGTGTCGTCTTCCGATGGGACTCAGACCAATCTGGTGATTCTCACACAGTACTGCTCCCTCTCACCCGTGAGCTACATCATTAGGGGCTTGACTGTCACTCTGTCAGTATCCAGGGATGTGTCCTTTGTAGGAATTATGCTGCTCTCAAATGCATACATGAGATTCTCCTGTGCAGAGGCAATACCAGGACATTCACAGCACCAGCCTCTCCCCAAGAGCCTGCCCAGAGAAAAGGGCCACCCACACCGTCCTGCTACTGGTGACTTTCTCTGTGGTCATGTACTGGGTGGACCTTATCATCTCATCCTCCTCCACCCTGTTATGGGCATGTGA